In the Deinococcus ficus genome, one interval contains:
- the deoC gene encoding deoxyribose-phosphate aldolase — MKLAPYIDHTLLKATATAADIRTLCAEARDNAFYAVCVNPVYVPLAKAELAGSGVKVATVCGFPLGAVSPEQKAAEAKLSVAAGADEVDMVIHIASALDGNWAAVEADVRAVRQAIPDQVLKVIIETCYLNDEQKRGATEAAVRGGADFVKTSTGFGTGGATPEDVALMREVIAGRAAIKAAGGVRTPDDAARMIEAGATRLGTSGGVALVAGEQTGGGY; from the coding sequence GTGAAGCTCGCGCCCTACATTGACCACACGCTCCTGAAAGCCACCGCCACCGCCGCCGACATCCGCACCCTGTGCGCGGAGGCCCGCGACAACGCCTTTTACGCGGTGTGCGTGAACCCGGTGTACGTGCCCCTGGCGAAGGCGGAACTCGCGGGGAGCGGCGTGAAGGTGGCGACCGTGTGCGGGTTCCCGCTGGGCGCGGTGAGCCCCGAGCAGAAGGCCGCGGAGGCGAAACTCAGCGTGGCGGCCGGCGCGGACGAGGTGGACATGGTCATTCACATCGCCTCGGCGCTGGACGGCAACTGGGCAGCCGTGGAGGCCGACGTCCGAGCGGTGCGGCAGGCCATTCCGGACCAGGTGCTGAAGGTGATCATCGAGACCTGCTACCTGAACGACGAGCAGAAACGCGGCGCGACCGAGGCGGCCGTGCGCGGCGGCGCGGACTTCGTGAAGACCAGCACCGGCTTCGGCACGGGCGGCGCCACCCCGGAGGACGTGGCCCTGATGCGTGAGGTGATCGCGGGCCGCGCGGCCATCAAGGCGGCCGGCGGCGTGCGCACCCCGGACGACGCCGCGCGCATGATCGAGGCGGGCGCCACGCGCCTGGGCACTTCGGGCGGCGTGGCGCTGGTCGCGGGCGAGCAGACCGGCGGCGGGTACTGA
- the rpiA gene encoding ribose 5-phosphate isomerase A encodes MSDLEALKKEAALKAVALVRSGDRVGLGTGSTAKYAIEELGRKLAAGELTGIVGVSTSEASEQLARQVGVPTEPLDPRPLDIAIDGADEIAPNLDLVKGLGGALVREKVTEVQARRLIIIADHTKLVGQLGEKAPLPIEILKFGFLSTIDRLRAFLPGGQLRQPAAQPYVTDNGNYIYDARLPETFDPAELERRIKGTLGVVDTGLFLGMAERAFVAAPDGVQELTRS; translated from the coding sequence ATGAGCGACCTGGAAGCCCTGAAGAAGGAAGCGGCCCTGAAGGCCGTGGCGCTGGTCCGCAGCGGCGACCGCGTGGGCCTGGGCACCGGCAGCACCGCCAAGTACGCCATCGAGGAACTCGGGCGGAAACTCGCCGCGGGCGAACTGACCGGCATCGTGGGCGTGTCCACCAGCGAGGCCAGCGAACAGCTCGCCCGGCAGGTCGGCGTGCCCACCGAACCCCTCGACCCCCGCCCCCTGGACATCGCCATCGACGGCGCCGACGAGATCGCCCCCAACCTCGACCTCGTCAAGGGCCTGGGCGGCGCCCTGGTCCGCGAGAAGGTCACGGAAGTGCAGGCCAGGCGCCTGATCATCATCGCCGACCACACCAAACTCGTGGGGCAGCTGGGCGAGAAGGCCCCCCTGCCCATCGAGATCCTGAAGTTCGGGTTCCTGAGCACCATCGACCGCCTGCGGGCCTTCCTCCCCGGCGGGCAGCTGCGGCAGCCCGCCGCGCAGCCCTACGTGACGGACAACGGCAACTACATCTACGACGCCAGGCTCCCGGAGACCTTCGACCCGGCCGAGCTGGAACGCCGCATCAAGGGCACGCTCGGCGTGGTGGACACCGGCCTTTTCCTCGGCATGGCCGAGCGGGCCTTCGTGGCCGCGCCGGACGGCGTGCAGGAACTCACGCGGTCCTGA
- a CDS encoding peroxiredoxin, protein MTDAPHHALAPGDAFPDFDLPDAGGTRHRLAQYEGRYVVLYAYPKDDTPGCTKEACDFRDHARLKALGAVILGISADDADSHRQFAEKYSLPFPLLTDDGAHFLKTLGTYGEKNLYGKVTEGIKRQTFLIGPDGRLVKSWRAVKVDGHADAVAGAIEADQAKAGA, encoded by the coding sequence ATGACGGACGCCCCCCACCACGCGCTCGCTCCCGGTGACGCCTTCCCCGACTTCGACCTGCCCGACGCCGGCGGCACCCGCCACCGCCTCGCGCAGTACGAGGGCCGCTACGTGGTCCTGTACGCGTATCCCAAGGACGACACGCCCGGCTGCACGAAAGAAGCCTGCGACTTCCGGGACCACGCCCGCCTGAAGGCGCTGGGCGCCGTGATCCTGGGCATCAGTGCCGACGACGCCGACAGCCACCGCCAGTTCGCCGAGAAGTACAGCCTGCCCTTCCCGCTGCTCACCGACGACGGCGCCCACTTCCTGAAGACGCTCGGGACGTACGGCGAGAAGAACCTGTACGGCAAGGTCACCGAGGGCATCAAACGCCAGACCTTCCTGATCGGCCCGGACGGCCGGCTCGTGAAGTCCTGGCGGGCCGTGAAGGTGGACGGTCACGCCGACGCGGTGGCCGGCGCCATCGAGGCCGATCAGGCGAAGGCCGGCGCATGA